Proteins found in one Streptomyces sp. NBC_00461 genomic segment:
- a CDS encoding L,D-transpeptidase family protein, with protein sequence MRKNGACRTAVAVAVLGTLAVMSVACGSERQGGAGEKGTTGGAAGTRPHIGDRTRTIPDVGDRLQHRIPADSGQVVAVYGEGRDSADSTVVLYGKRGPAWDRMRSWPAHNGKKGWTADHHEGDRRSPIGVFTLTDAGGVLVDPGARLPYTRDASLEAPRWWARSHWHDFDYVIAIDYNRVKGTPPDDPTRPEGDAKGGSIWLHMDHGSGTSACVSVSREAMEYLLRTLDPDRHPVVVMGDRADLKSSYF encoded by the coding sequence ATGCGAAAGAACGGTGCATGTCGTACGGCGGTCGCGGTGGCGGTCCTGGGAACGCTGGCGGTGATGTCGGTGGCCTGCGGCAGCGAGCGACAGGGCGGCGCAGGTGAGAAGGGCACCACGGGCGGCGCGGCCGGCACCCGCCCGCACATCGGAGACCGCACCCGGACCATCCCTGACGTCGGCGACCGTCTGCAACACCGGATCCCCGCCGACTCCGGCCAGGTCGTGGCGGTGTACGGCGAAGGCAGGGACTCCGCGGACTCCACGGTCGTGCTGTACGGCAAGCGCGGCCCGGCCTGGGACCGGATGCGCAGCTGGCCGGCGCACAACGGCAAGAAGGGCTGGACCGCCGACCATCACGAGGGCGACCGGCGCAGCCCGATCGGCGTGTTCACCCTCACCGACGCGGGCGGCGTCCTCGTCGACCCCGGCGCCCGGCTCCCGTACACCCGCGACGCGTCCCTTGAGGCCCCGCGCTGGTGGGCGCGCTCGCACTGGCACGACTTCGACTACGTCATCGCCATCGACTACAACCGCGTCAAGGGCACCCCGCCCGACGACCCGACGCGCCCCGAGGGTGACGCGAAGGGTGGCAGCATCTGGCTGCACATGGACCACGGCAGCGGTACGTCGGCCTGCGTCAGTGTCTCTCGGGAGGCGATGGAGTATCTGCTGCGCACGCTCGACCCGGACCGGCATCCCGTGGTGGTGATGGGGGACAGGGCGGACCTGAAGTCCTCGTACTTCTGA
- a CDS encoding LLM class flavin-dependent oxidoreductase has translation MTVHLHWFLPTGGDGRTLVDRHAYAQNELGAARKVNGVRPPDIEYLAQIAKAAEQLGFEAVLTPTGTWCEDAWLTTVALAQHTERLKFLVAFRPGLISPTLAAQMAATYQRVTRGRLLLNVVTGGDSAEQRRFGDGLDHDQRYARTDEFLSVVRGVWRGHPYDFDGTHYQVEGGLTALPPDPLPQLFFGGSSKAAGPVAARHADVYLTWGEPPAQVKRKIDWIRSLAEQEGRTVRFGIRLHTISRDSSAEAWATANRLLDDLDADTIAAAQAALGKSESVGQQRMLALHGGSRDELEIHPNLWAGVGLVRGGAGTALVGSHAEVADLIEEYHALGVEHFVLSGYPHLEEAYWFGEGVIPLLAARGLLERAAGGGGSPILVASGR, from the coding sequence ATGACCGTGCATCTGCACTGGTTCCTGCCGACCGGCGGTGACGGCCGTACGCTCGTCGACCGGCACGCGTACGCCCAGAACGAGCTGGGTGCCGCTCGCAAGGTCAACGGCGTGCGCCCGCCCGACATCGAGTATCTCGCCCAAATCGCCAAGGCGGCCGAGCAGTTGGGCTTCGAAGCGGTGCTGACTCCGACCGGCACCTGGTGCGAGGACGCCTGGCTGACGACGGTCGCACTGGCCCAGCACACCGAGCGGCTGAAGTTCCTGGTGGCCTTCCGGCCCGGACTGATCTCGCCGACACTCGCCGCGCAGATGGCGGCGACGTATCAGCGAGTGACCCGGGGACGACTGCTGCTCAATGTCGTGACCGGCGGCGACTCCGCGGAGCAGCGCCGTTTCGGCGACGGGCTCGACCACGACCAGCGGTACGCGCGTACGGACGAGTTCCTGTCGGTCGTACGAGGAGTGTGGCGCGGGCACCCGTACGACTTCGACGGCACGCACTACCAGGTCGAGGGCGGGCTGACGGCGCTGCCGCCCGATCCGCTGCCGCAGCTGTTCTTCGGCGGGTCATCCAAGGCCGCGGGGCCGGTCGCGGCGCGGCACGCGGACGTCTATCTGACCTGGGGCGAGCCGCCGGCGCAGGTGAAGCGGAAGATCGACTGGATTCGGTCGCTCGCGGAGCAGGAGGGCCGGACCGTCCGTTTCGGGATCCGCCTGCACACGATTTCGAGGGACTCCTCGGCCGAGGCCTGGGCGACCGCGAACCGGCTGCTCGACGACCTCGACGCGGACACGATCGCGGCCGCGCAGGCGGCGCTGGGCAAGAGCGAGTCGGTGGGGCAGCAGCGGATGCTCGCCCTCCACGGCGGCTCCCGTGACGAGCTGGAGATCCACCCGAACCTGTGGGCCGGAGTGGGTCTGGTGCGGGGCGGCGCGGGTACGGCGCTGGTCGGCAGCCACGCCGAGGTGGCCGACCTGATCGAGGAGTACCACGCGCTGGGCGTGGAGCACTTCGTGCTGTCCGGGTATCCGCATCTGGAGGAGGCGTACTGGTTCGGGGAGGGAGTGATTCCCCTGCTGGCGGCACGCGGGCTGCTGGAGCGTGCGGCAGGCGGGGGCGGCTCGCCAATCCTCGTCGCGAGCGGCCGGTGA
- a CDS encoding cation:dicarboxylate symporter family transporter: MPPSVPSLPRRVARILRTSLFAQVACALVLGIVVGKLWPGVATDLQPLGDGFTRLIKTIISPLVFCVVVVGIAKAGDLKAFGRIGLKALIWFEVASTAALIIGLVAANVFQPGSGMHVDPSTLSTKAVDAKTGGGSLPSTTEFVVNALPTSFIGAFAENSLLQVLILACLVGAALLHLGHTKVPQVLPAVEQAQEIIFAIVGFVMRLAPIAVFGAMAVLIGQYGLGVIETYAKLIILCYVAAALFIALLAVALRIVTGLSLWKFLRYIREEMLLALGTASTESVMPRVMQKLRKAGARDDAVGLVLPTGYSFNLDGASLYLSIGTLFIAQAVGVDLSLGQQITVVLVLMLTSKGMAGVPGSAFLALSATASSLGAIPAGAVALLLGVDRIMDSMRVVTNLLGNCVAVFAVSRWEGALDLERAKKVLDGESVPEEESSEAEEAVSVAG, encoded by the coding sequence GTGCCGCCGTCCGTACCGTCCCTCCCGCGACGCGTCGCACGCATACTGCGTACCTCACTCTTCGCGCAGGTCGCCTGCGCGCTGGTGCTCGGCATCGTCGTCGGAAAGCTGTGGCCCGGTGTGGCCACGGATCTCCAGCCGCTCGGTGACGGCTTCACCCGCCTCATCAAGACGATCATCTCGCCGCTGGTGTTCTGCGTGGTCGTCGTCGGCATCGCCAAGGCGGGAGACCTGAAGGCGTTCGGCCGGATCGGGCTCAAGGCCCTGATCTGGTTCGAGGTCGCGAGCACGGCGGCGCTGATCATCGGTCTGGTCGCCGCCAACGTCTTCCAGCCCGGCTCGGGCATGCATGTCGACCCGTCCACGCTGAGCACCAAGGCGGTCGACGCGAAGACGGGCGGCGGCTCGCTGCCCTCGACGACCGAGTTCGTCGTCAACGCCCTGCCCACCAGTTTCATCGGTGCCTTCGCCGAGAACTCCCTGCTCCAAGTGCTCATCCTGGCGTGCCTGGTGGGCGCCGCGCTGCTGCACCTCGGCCACACGAAGGTGCCGCAGGTCCTGCCCGCCGTCGAGCAGGCCCAGGAGATCATCTTCGCGATCGTCGGCTTCGTCATGCGGCTGGCCCCGATCGCGGTGTTCGGCGCGATGGCCGTCCTGATCGGCCAGTACGGGCTCGGCGTGATCGAGACCTACGCCAAGCTGATCATCCTGTGCTACGTCGCCGCCGCGCTGTTCATCGCGTTGCTCGCCGTCGCCCTCCGGATCGTCACAGGGCTCAGCCTCTGGAAGTTCCTCCGCTACATCCGCGAGGAGATGCTCCTCGCACTCGGCACCGCGTCCACTGAGTCCGTGATGCCGCGCGTGATGCAGAAGCTGCGCAAGGCCGGGGCCCGCGACGACGCCGTGGGCCTGGTGCTGCCCACCGGCTACTCCTTCAACCTCGACGGAGCCTCTCTCTACCTCTCCATCGGCACGCTGTTCATCGCCCAGGCCGTCGGAGTGGACCTCAGCCTGGGCCAGCAGATCACCGTGGTGCTCGTGCTGATGCTGACAAGCAAGGGCATGGCGGGCGTCCCCGGTTCGGCCTTCCTCGCGCTGTCCGCGACCGCCTCCTCGCTGGGAGCCATCCCGGCCGGCGCGGTGGCGCTGCTGCTGGGCGTGGACCGGATCATGGACTCGATGCGCGTCGTGACGAACCTGCTCGGCAACTGTGTCGCCGTCTTCGCCGTCTCCCGCTGGGAGGGTGCGCTGGATCTGGAGCGGGCGAAGAAGGTGCTGGACGGGGAGTCCGTCCCCGAGGAGGAGTCGTCGGAAGCGGAAGAGGCGGTGTCTGTCGCCGGCTAG
- a CDS encoding ABC transporter substrate-binding protein produces the protein MRRRLVPAALLLPFALLLTACGGNSSTDVGGATDGKGSLTLNVGDQKGGSEAILRAAGELKNLNYKIKWSTFTSGPPLLEAVNAKAVDIGGVGNTPPVFAAGAGSKITVVAAFHGTSKGDAILVPNSSKLTKPQDLKGKSVAVAQGSSAHYQLVASLKAAGLSLSDVKVKYLQPADALAAFTSGKVDAWAVWDPYTSQILQGKQGRVLTTGDGVTNGLTFQVAAPTALQDKKKAAAIKDYLERLRRATAWVYGHQEEWAKVWAKDTGLPYDVALASVKRTNATRISVAVDKPLIASEQQIADAFTELKLIPKKVDFADFVDLRYNGRLPASTTPARASEG, from the coding sequence ATGCGACGACGCCTCGTCCCCGCCGCACTCCTCCTCCCCTTCGCCCTCCTGCTCACTGCCTGCGGCGGGAACTCGTCGACGGACGTGGGCGGCGCGACCGACGGCAAGGGCTCCCTCACCCTCAACGTCGGTGACCAGAAGGGCGGTTCCGAGGCGATCCTGCGCGCCGCCGGGGAGCTGAAGAACCTGAACTACAAGATCAAGTGGTCCACCTTCACCTCCGGCCCGCCGCTGCTGGAGGCCGTCAACGCCAAGGCCGTCGACATCGGCGGCGTCGGCAACACCCCGCCGGTCTTCGCCGCGGGCGCGGGCTCGAAGATCACGGTGGTGGCCGCCTTCCACGGCACGTCCAAGGGCGACGCCATCCTCGTACCGAACAGCTCGAAGCTGACGAAACCCCAGGACCTCAAGGGCAAGTCGGTGGCCGTGGCGCAGGGTTCCTCCGCGCACTACCAGCTGGTCGCCTCCCTCAAGGCGGCCGGGCTGAGCCTGAGCGACGTCAAGGTCAAGTACCTCCAGCCGGCCGACGCGCTCGCCGCGTTCACCTCCGGCAAGGTCGATGCGTGGGCGGTGTGGGACCCGTACACCTCTCAGATCCTGCAGGGCAAGCAGGGTCGTGTTCTCACGACCGGCGACGGCGTGACCAACGGGCTCACCTTCCAGGTGGCGGCTCCGACCGCGCTCCAGGACAAGAAGAAGGCCGCCGCCATCAAGGACTATCTGGAGCGGCTGCGGCGGGCCACGGCGTGGGTCTACGGCCACCAGGAGGAGTGGGCGAAGGTCTGGGCGAAGGACACCGGCCTGCCGTACGACGTTGCGCTGGCCTCCGTGAAGCGCACCAACGCCACCCGGATCTCGGTCGCCGTCGACAAGCCGCTGATCGCGTCCGAGCAGCAGATCGCCGACGCCTTCACCGAGTTGAAGCTCATCCCGAAGAAGGTGGACTTCGCCGACTTCGTGGATCTGCGGTACAACGGCAGGCTGCCGGCCTCGACCACGCCCGCCCGCGCGTCGGAGGGCTGA
- a CDS encoding MarR family winged helix-turn-helix transcriptional regulator: MTTPDADSLLSEQLLRLTRRVHRIQKRHIEQAGLGVTPAQSRLLRTLAHYGSPPRMADLAERLEVVPRAVTSLVDGLEASGKVRRVPDPTNRRVIRIELTDDGHKALSELRGARRSAAVEILAPLTDEQREVLGGLLDTLVDGAPELRCR, from the coding sequence ATGACCACCCCCGATGCCGACAGCCTGCTCTCCGAGCAGTTGCTGCGGCTCACGCGGCGCGTGCACCGGATCCAGAAGCGCCATATCGAACAGGCCGGCCTGGGCGTCACCCCGGCCCAGTCCCGGCTGCTGCGCACGCTGGCGCACTACGGCTCACCGCCGCGCATGGCGGATCTCGCCGAGCGCCTGGAGGTGGTCCCCCGGGCCGTGACCTCACTGGTGGACGGGCTGGAGGCGAGCGGCAAGGTGCGCCGGGTGCCCGATCCGACCAACCGCCGGGTGATCCGGATCGAGCTCACGGACGACGGACACAAGGCGCTGAGCGAGCTGCGGGGGGCGCGACGGTCGGCCGCCGTGGAGATCCTGGCGCCGCTGACGGACGAGCAGCGCGAGGTGCTGGGCGGGTTGCTGGACACGCTGGTGGACGGGGCGCCGGAGCTTCGCTGCAGGTAG
- a CDS encoding ABC transporter ATP-binding protein: protein MHPDREPGWTPPAGSDPKEQPRQVRRILGLFRPYRARLAVVGLLVGASSLVSVATPFLLKATLDTAIPQGRTGLLSLLALGMILSAVLSSIFGVLQTLISTTVGQRVMHDLRTAVYGRLQRMSLAFFTRTRTGEVQSRIANDIGGMQATVTSTATSLVSNLTSVVATIVAMVALDWRLTVVSLVLLPVFVWISRRVGSERKKITTQRQKQMAEMAATVTESLSVSGILLGRTMGRSDSLTKSFAEESEGLVDLEVRSNMAGRWRMAVITIVMAAMPAVIYWTAGIALQMGGPDVSIGTIVAFVSLQQGLFRPAVSLLSTGVQIQTSLALFQRIFEYLDLPIDITEREDSVHLDRIKGEVRFEDVEFRYDSNDSKGAPILDGIGIDVPAGSSLAVVGPTGAGKSTLGYLVPRLYDVTGGRVTLDGVDVRDLDFDTLARAVGVVSQETYLFHASVAENLRFAKPDATDEELETAARAAQIHEHIASLPDGYDTVVGERGHRFSGGEKQRLAIARTILRDPPVLILDEATSALDNRTEAAVQDAIDALSANRTTLTIAHRLSTIRGADQIVVLDSGSVAERGTHEELLERDGRYAALVRRDAQLEPTS from the coding sequence ATGCATCCCGACCGTGAACCCGGATGGACTCCACCTGCCGGCTCCGATCCCAAGGAGCAACCCCGGCAGGTGCGCCGCATCCTCGGACTCTTCCGTCCCTACCGCGCCCGTCTCGCCGTCGTCGGCCTGCTGGTCGGCGCCTCGTCCCTGGTCTCCGTCGCCACGCCCTTCCTGCTGAAGGCGACCCTCGACACCGCGATCCCGCAGGGCCGGACCGGCCTGCTCAGCCTACTCGCGCTCGGCATGATCCTCAGCGCCGTCCTGAGCAGCATCTTCGGTGTCCTGCAGACCCTGATCTCGACGACCGTCGGCCAGCGCGTCATGCACGACCTGCGCACCGCCGTCTACGGCCGCCTGCAGCGCATGTCGCTCGCGTTCTTCACCCGCACCCGCACCGGCGAGGTCCAGTCCCGCATCGCCAACGACATCGGCGGCATGCAGGCCACCGTCACCTCCACCGCCACCTCCCTGGTCTCCAATCTGACCAGCGTCGTGGCCACGATCGTCGCGATGGTGGCCCTCGACTGGCGTCTGACCGTCGTCTCGCTGGTCCTGCTCCCGGTCTTCGTGTGGATCAGCCGCCGCGTCGGCAGCGAGCGCAAGAAGATCACCACCCAGCGTCAGAAGCAGATGGCCGAGATGGCCGCCACGGTCACCGAGTCGCTCTCCGTCAGCGGCATCCTGCTCGGCCGCACCATGGGCCGCTCCGACTCGCTCACGAAGTCCTTCGCCGAGGAGTCCGAGGGCCTGGTCGACCTGGAGGTCAGGTCGAACATGGCCGGCCGCTGGCGCATGGCCGTCATCACGATCGTCATGGCAGCCATGCCGGCCGTCATCTACTGGACCGCGGGCATCGCCCTCCAGATGGGCGGCCCCGACGTCTCGATCGGCACGATCGTCGCCTTCGTCTCGCTCCAGCAGGGCCTGTTCCGCCCGGCCGTGAGCCTTCTGTCGACCGGCGTGCAGATCCAGACCTCGCTCGCGCTCTTCCAGCGCATCTTCGAATACCTCGACCTGCCGATCGACATCACCGAGCGGGAGGACTCGGTCCACCTCGACCGGATCAAGGGCGAAGTCCGCTTCGAGGACGTCGAGTTCCGATACGACAGCAACGACAGCAAGGGTGCGCCCATCCTCGACGGCATAGGCATCGACGTCCCCGCGGGCAGCAGCCTCGCGGTCGTCGGCCCGACCGGCGCCGGAAAGTCGACGCTCGGCTATCTCGTCCCGCGGCTGTACGACGTCACCGGCGGCCGCGTCACCCTCGACGGGGTCGACGTCCGCGACCTCGACTTCGACACCCTCGCGCGCGCGGTCGGCGTCGTCTCCCAGGAGACGTACCTCTTCCATGCCTCGGTCGCCGAGAACCTGCGCTTCGCCAAGCCGGACGCCACCGACGAGGAGCTTGAGACAGCGGCGAGGGCGGCCCAGATCCACGAGCACATCGCGTCGCTGCCCGACGGCTACGACACGGTCGTCGGCGAGCGCGGTCACCGGTTCTCCGGTGGCGAGAAGCAGCGCCTGGCCATCGCGCGCACCATCCTGCGCGACCCGCCGGTCCTGATCCTCGACGAGGCGACCAGTGCCCTGGACAACCGCACCGAGGCCGCCGTCCAGGACGCCATCGACGCCCTCTCGGCCAACCGCACCACGCTCACCATCGCCCACCGCCTGTCCACCATCCGCGGGGCCGACCAGATCGTGGTCCTCGACTCCGGGAGCGTCGCCGAACGGGGTACGCACGAGGAACTGCTGGAACGGGACGGGCGGTACGCGGCCCTCGTACGCCGGGATGCCCAACTGGAGCCGACGAGCTGA
- a CDS encoding peptide-N4-asparagine amidase: protein MKRRIVMSMLVGATLLASTLLGAAPAQSADVPAEFGTDWHDPVTAAPPVEKPSGKSCRVTLAEARFRDFTPYKGTYSPPEGCGDRWGKVVLRLDGKVKGRQFDRLGYLHVGGVEILRTSTPEPSPDGIGWSVEKDVTRYSDTFRGSQGVEMLIGNVVDDTYTGVIDVKVTLTFYPARTGKPAAAIPDRVLTLLDGNTLTTPRNSERILAEVYATGSGGGCEEFWYLAVPDSAPYSCQADGGPYREVQIKVDGQLAGIAAPFPHVWTGGWSNPFLWYVVPGPRAFDVKPIEYDLTPFAGLLNDGRPHQVQVSVVGVPEGQSGWSAPVNVLVWQDAGRAHVSGKLTVDRAGDLANSSTYTAGSPQRVDTEAGHRLTVAGYVDTSHGRVTTTVGRTLASTSVHRWTDGENTDGLDATWSDDQTVTVDGRGPARTTHTHRTYTMNGATTIGDDARLRTVLTLGDRAAVVETRGGRRTGWSRLDDTVTGDATYTTDVPRDQRHAVGTTSERYRLYGSAGCHDRTLTSVQGVLTEERDRC, encoded by the coding sequence ATGAAGAGACGGATCGTCATGTCCATGCTCGTCGGAGCGACCCTCCTGGCGAGCACCCTCCTGGGGGCGGCTCCGGCCCAGTCCGCCGACGTCCCCGCCGAGTTCGGCACCGACTGGCACGACCCGGTGACCGCTGCCCCGCCGGTCGAGAAGCCCTCCGGCAAGTCCTGCCGGGTCACCCTGGCCGAGGCCCGGTTCCGGGACTTCACGCCGTACAAGGGCACTTACTCCCCGCCCGAAGGCTGCGGCGACCGCTGGGGCAAGGTGGTGCTGCGCCTCGACGGCAAGGTCAAGGGACGGCAGTTCGACCGGCTCGGCTATCTGCACGTCGGAGGGGTCGAGATCCTCCGTACGTCCACCCCCGAGCCCTCGCCCGACGGCATCGGGTGGTCCGTCGAGAAGGACGTCACGCGCTACAGCGACACGTTCCGCGGCAGCCAGGGCGTCGAGATGCTCATCGGGAACGTCGTCGACGACACGTACACGGGCGTGATCGACGTCAAGGTCACGCTCACCTTCTACCCGGCAAGGACGGGCAAGCCGGCCGCCGCGATCCCGGACCGGGTCCTCACCCTCTTGGACGGCAACACCCTCACCACCCCGCGTAACAGCGAACGCATCCTCGCCGAGGTCTACGCCACCGGATCGGGCGGCGGCTGCGAGGAGTTCTGGTACCTGGCGGTGCCCGACTCCGCGCCCTACTCCTGCCAGGCCGACGGCGGCCCGTACCGCGAGGTGCAGATCAAGGTCGACGGCCAACTGGCCGGAATCGCCGCGCCGTTCCCGCACGTGTGGACCGGGGGATGGTCCAACCCCTTCCTCTGGTACGTCGTTCCGGGCCCGCGCGCCTTCGACGTCAAGCCGATCGAATACGACCTGACCCCCTTCGCCGGCCTGCTCAACGACGGCCGCCCGCACCAGGTCCAGGTGTCGGTCGTCGGTGTGCCGGAGGGGCAGAGCGGCTGGAGCGCTCCGGTCAACGTGCTCGTGTGGCAGGACGCCGGGCGGGCGCACGTGTCCGGGAAGCTCACTGTGGACAGGGCGGGTGACCTCGCCAACTCCTCGACGTACACGGCCGGTTCGCCGCAGCGCGTGGACACCGAGGCAGGTCATCGGCTGACCGTCGCCGGGTACGTGGACACCTCGCACGGGCGCGTGACCACCACCGTCGGCCGCACTCTCGCGAGCACCTCCGTCCACCGGTGGACCGACGGCGAGAACACCGACGGCCTCGACGCCACCTGGAGCGATGACCAGACGGTCACCGTCGACGGACGCGGCCCGGCCCGTACGACGCACACGCACCGGACCTACACGATGAACGGCGCGACCACGATTGGCGACGACGCCCGGCTGCGCACGGTGCTGACCCTCGGCGACCGGGCCGCGGTCGTCGAAACGCGCGGCGGCCGGCGGACGGGCTGGTCGCGGCTCGACGACACCGTCACCGGCGATGCCACGTACACGACCGATGTGCCGCGCGACCAGCGGCACGCCGTCGGCACGACCAGCGAGCGGTACCGGCTGTACGGCTCGGCGGGCTGCCATGACCGCACCCTGACCAGCGTCCAGGGGGTGCTCACGGAGGAACGCGACCGCTGCTGA
- the mltG gene encoding endolytic transglycosylase MltG, whose translation MQKNTPPRSTIRLTRRGRLVLIATGAVVAGTAVAVPLVTLERDRDARPTSLVIPEGWRASQVYAAVDKGLTLPAGSTKRALAKARLKLPNDAEGNPEGYLFPATYPLGKKATPESVLSFMVDTANKKFNGAPVAAGAQRNAMNVYQAVTIASIVQAEAASKADMGKVARVVFNRLERGMPLQMDSTLNYALKRATLKTSANDTKLDSPYNSYQRMGLPPTPIDNPGEEAMRAAISPTPGDWLYFVTVKPGDTRFTADYQEHQRNVAEFNTNQKTTGTKPTK comes from the coding sequence ATGCAGAAGAACACTCCGCCACGGAGCACGATTCGACTGACGCGGCGGGGCCGACTCGTCCTCATCGCGACCGGAGCCGTTGTGGCCGGCACCGCCGTGGCGGTGCCGCTGGTGACGCTGGAACGCGACCGGGATGCCAGGCCCACGTCCCTGGTCATCCCGGAGGGCTGGCGCGCGAGCCAGGTCTACGCCGCCGTCGACAAGGGGCTCACCCTGCCGGCGGGCAGCACCAAGAGGGCGCTCGCGAAGGCCCGGCTGAAGCTGCCGAACGACGCGGAGGGCAACCCTGAGGGCTATCTCTTCCCGGCGACGTATCCGCTCGGCAAGAAGGCGACGCCAGAGTCGGTGCTGTCGTTCATGGTCGACACCGCGAACAAGAAGTTCAACGGTGCCCCGGTCGCGGCCGGCGCGCAGCGCAACGCGATGAACGTCTATCAGGCGGTCACCATCGCCAGCATCGTGCAGGCCGAGGCCGCCTCGAAGGCGGACATGGGCAAGGTGGCACGGGTCGTCTTCAACCGGCTGGAGCGTGGGATGCCGCTGCAGATGGACTCCACCCTCAACTACGCCCTGAAGCGCGCCACACTGAAGACGAGCGCCAACGACACGAAGCTCGACAGCCCCTACAACTCGTACCAGCGCATGGGCCTGCCGCCGACGCCGATCGACAACCCGGGCGAGGAGGCGATGCGCGCCGCGATCAGCCCCACCCCGGGCGACTGGCTCTACTTCGTCACGGTCAAGCCGGGTGACACCCGCTTCACCGCCGACTACCAGGAACACCAGCGCAATGTCGCCGAGTTCAACACCAACCAGAAGACCACCGGCACGAAGCCCACGAAGTAG
- a CDS encoding NAD(P)-binding domain-containing protein codes for MNNAVEVEVVVIGAGQAGLSSAYHLRRTGFEPERDFVVLDHSPGPGGAWQFRWPSLTYGKVHGMHSLPGMELTDADPARPSSEVITEYFARYERTFDLRVRRPVDVLAVREGEGGRLLVETSDGAWSTRALINATGTWDRPFWPRYPGQETFRGRQLHTARYPGPEEFAGRRVVVVGGGASGTQHLLEIAPYAAATTWVTRRPPVFREGPFTEDVGRSAVALVEERVRQGLPPMSVVSVTGLPLNDAIRQGIADGILDRRPMFDRITPEGVEWADGQRVDADVILWATGFRAVIDHLRPLRLRQPGGGIRVEGTRAVADPRIHLVGYGPSASTIGANRAGRAAVRDIRHLLAEEPTKPVAA; via the coding sequence GTGAACAACGCGGTCGAGGTCGAGGTAGTCGTCATAGGCGCTGGACAGGCGGGCCTGTCCAGCGCCTACCACCTGAGGCGCACCGGCTTCGAGCCGGAGCGCGACTTCGTGGTGCTCGACCACTCCCCCGGTCCGGGCGGAGCGTGGCAGTTCCGATGGCCGTCGCTGACGTACGGCAAGGTGCACGGCATGCACTCGCTGCCCGGTATGGAGTTGACGGACGCGGATCCCGCGCGGCCGTCGTCCGAGGTGATCACCGAGTACTTCGCCAGGTACGAGCGCACCTTCGACCTCCGGGTACGGCGGCCCGTCGACGTCCTTGCCGTGCGGGAGGGCGAGGGCGGCCGACTGCTGGTCGAGACCTCGGACGGAGCCTGGTCGACGCGGGCGCTGATCAACGCGACCGGCACCTGGGACCGGCCCTTCTGGCCGCGCTATCCCGGTCAGGAGACCTTCCGTGGGCGGCAGTTGCACACGGCCCGGTACCCCGGGCCCGAGGAGTTCGCCGGGCGGCGGGTGGTCGTGGTGGGCGGGGGTGCCTCCGGTACGCAGCATCTGCTGGAGATCGCCCCGTACGCCGCTGCCACCACCTGGGTGACCAGGCGGCCGCCGGTCTTCCGCGAGGGCCCGTTCACCGAGGATGTGGGTCGGTCGGCCGTCGCGCTGGTCGAGGAGCGGGTGCGGCAGGGGCTGCCCCCGATGAGCGTCGTCTCCGTCACCGGCCTGCCGCTCAACGACGCGATCCGGCAGGGCATCGCGGACGGGATCCTCGACCGTCGGCCCATGTTCGACCGGATAACGCCCGAAGGGGTGGAGTGGGCCGACGGTCAGCGGGTCGACGCCGACGTCATCCTGTGGGCCACCGGGTTCCGGGCCGTCATCGACCACCTGCGTCCGCTGCGACTACGGCAGCCCGGCGGCGGCATCCGCGTGGAGGGCACCCGCGCGGTCGCCGATCCCCGCATCCATCTCGTCGGCTATGGACCGTCGGCCAGCACGATCGGCGCCAACCGGGCGGGCCGAGCGGCCGTACGGGACATCCGGCACCTGCTGGCCGAGGAGCCGACGAAGCCCGTCGCCGCCTGA